The following are encoded together in the Callithrix jacchus isolate 240 chromosome 19, calJac240_pri, whole genome shotgun sequence genome:
- the SLC30A1 gene encoding proton-coupled zinc antiporter SLC30A1, translated as MGCWGRNRGRLLCMLALTFMFMVLEVVVSRVTSSLAMLSDSFHMLSDVLALVVALVAERFARRTHATQKNTFGWIRAEVMGALVNAIFLTGLCFAILLEAIERFIEPHEMQQPLVVLGVGVAGLLVNVLGLCLFHHHSGFNQDSGHGHSHGGHGHGHGHSLPKGSRNKSGRPGSSDINVVPGEQGPDQEETNTLVANTSNSNGLKLDPADPEKPRSGDTVEVQVNGNLIREPDHMELEEDRAGQLNMRGVFLHVLGDALGSVIVVVNALVFYFSWKGCSEGDFCVNPCFPDPCKAFVDIINSTHASFYEAGPCWVLYLDPTLCIVMVCILLYTTYPLLKESALILLQTVPKQIDIRNLIKELRNVEGVEEVHELHVWQLAGSRIIATAHIKCEDPTSYMQVAKTIKDVFHNHGIHATTIQPEFASVGSKSGVRPCELACRTQCALKQCCGTLPQAHSGKDAEKTPTVSISCLELSNNLEKKPRRTKVENSPSVMIEIKNMPDKQPESSL; from the exons ATGGGGTGCTGGGGTCGGAACCGGGGCCGGCTGCTGTGCATGCTGGCGCTGACCTTCATGTTCATGgtgctggaggtggtggtgagccggGTGACCTCGTCCCTGGCGATGCTCTCCGACTCCTTCCACATGCTGTCGGACGTGCTGGCGCTGGTGGTGGCGCTGGTGGCCGAGCGCTTCGCCCGGCGGACCCACGCCACCCAGAAGAACACGTTCGGCTGGATCCGAGCCGAGGTGATGGGGGCTCTGGTGAACGCCATCTTCCTGACCGGCCTCTGTTTCGCCATCCTGCTGGAGGCCATCGAGCGTTTCATCGAGCCGCACGAGATGCAACAGCCGCTCGTGGTCCTCGGGGTCGGCGTGGCCGGGCTGCTGGTCAACGTGCTGGGGCTCTGTCTCTTCCACCATCACAGCGGCTTCAACCAGGACTCCGGCCACGGCCACTCGCACGGAGGGCACGGCCACGGCCACGGCCACAGCCTCCCCAAGGGGTCCCGCAATAAGAGCGGCCGCCCCGGGAGCAGCGACATCAACGTGGTCCCGGGCGAGCAGGGGCCTGACCAGGAGGAGACCAACACCCTTGTGGCCAATACCAGCAACTCCAACGGGCTTAAACTGGACCCCGCAG acCCAGAAAAACCCAGAAGTGGTGATACAGTGGAAGTACAAGTGAATGGAAATCTTATCAGAGAACCCGACCATATGGAACTGGAAGAAGATAGGGCTGGACAACTTAACATGCGTGGAGTTTTTCTGCATGTCCTTGGAGATGCCTTGGGTTCAGTGATTGTAGTAGTAAATGCCTTAGTCTTTTACTTTTCTTGGAAAGGTTGTTCTGAAGGGGATTTTTGTGTGAACCCATGTTTCCCTGACCCCTGCAAAGCATTTGTAGACATAATTAATAGTACTCATGCATCTTTTTATGAGGCTGGTCCTTGCTGGGTACTATATTTAGATCCAACTCTTTGTATTGTAATGGTTTGTATACTTCTTTACACAACCTATCCATTACTTAAGGAATCTGCTCTTATTCTTCTACAAACTGTTCCTAAACAAATTGATATCAGAAATTTGATAAAAGAACTTCGAAATGTTGAAGGAGTTGAGGAAGTTCATGAATTACATGTTTGGCAACTTGCTGGAAGCAGAATCATTGCCACTGCTCACATAAAATGTGAAGATCCAACATCATACATGCAGGTGGCTAAAACCATTAAAGACGTTTTTCATAATCATGGAATTCACGCTACTACCATTCAGCCTGAATTTGCTAGTGTAGGCTCTAAATCAGGTGTACGCCCATGTGAACTTGCCTGCAGAACTCAGTGTGCTTTGAAGCAATGTTGTGGGACACTGCCACAAGCCCATTCTGGAAAGGATGCAGAAAAGACCCCAACAGTTAGCATTTCTTGTTTAGAACTTAGTAACAATCTAGAGAAGAAGCCCCGGAGGACTAAAGTTGAAAACAGCCCTTCTGTCATGATAGAGATTAAAAACATGCCGGACAAACAACCTGAATCATCTTTGTGA